From Microbacterium sp. LWH11-1.2, one genomic window encodes:
- a CDS encoding beta-propeller fold lactonase family protein: MTRFWLGGYGPAMEGSADGIGLLAGDEGREATTLAYRGAVTETPSPSWLAQHPSLDVVYAALEADALVQAFARTGEAALSPLGDPVAVGESVCHLAVAPNGSSLIASCYGDGRVVRIGLDAAGRLVPAQRTADAAAALRAALFGDDDPDAPAATPPGDGIAASDPHAAGADRVSHAHAAAFLPDGRIATTDLGFDLVRIWRASTGSATQGTGSATQGLILDHEVVLPLGTGPRHMVVHPSGHLHVVTEYSCEVFTLAAGVDGTWRVVSSTLSSPIAEIGVDFPAELARSRDGQFLYTALRGSNTIATLRVRGGGDTLESVALADSGVDWPRHHFVHEGKMLVAGQRSDTVTLLDLDERTGAVRGIRHEAQVPAPTHFLPVR, translated from the coding sequence ATGACACGGTTCTGGCTGGGCGGCTACGGTCCCGCGATGGAAGGCTCGGCCGACGGCATCGGCCTGCTCGCGGGCGACGAGGGCCGCGAGGCCACGACGCTCGCCTATCGCGGCGCCGTCACCGAGACGCCCTCGCCGTCGTGGCTGGCGCAGCATCCGTCCCTCGACGTCGTCTACGCGGCGCTCGAGGCGGATGCCCTGGTGCAGGCCTTCGCGCGTACCGGTGAGGCGGCGCTGTCGCCGCTCGGCGACCCCGTCGCCGTCGGCGAGAGCGTCTGCCACCTGGCCGTCGCCCCGAACGGATCCTCGCTCATCGCGAGCTGTTACGGCGACGGACGCGTGGTGCGGATCGGCCTGGATGCGGCCGGCCGCCTCGTTCCGGCGCAGCGGACGGCGGATGCCGCGGCGGCGCTCCGCGCGGCCCTGTTCGGAGACGACGACCCGGACGCACCGGCGGCGACCCCGCCGGGCGACGGCATCGCCGCATCCGACCCGCATGCGGCCGGCGCCGACCGGGTCTCGCACGCGCACGCCGCGGCTTTCCTGCCCGACGGACGCATCGCCACCACCGACCTCGGGTTCGACCTCGTGCGGATCTGGCGTGCTTCGACAGGCTCAGCAACCCAGGGGACAGGCTCAGCAACCCAGGGGTTGATCCTCGACCATGAGGTCGTGCTCCCGCTCGGCACCGGCCCTCGCCACATGGTCGTGCACCCGAGCGGGCATCTGCATGTCGTGACCGAGTACTCGTGCGAGGTGTTCACCCTCGCCGCGGGTGTCGACGGCACCTGGCGCGTCGTGTCGTCGACCCTGTCGAGCCCGATCGCCGAGATCGGCGTCGACTTCCCGGCCGAGCTCGCGCGCTCGCGCGACGGGCAGTTCCTGTACACCGCGCTCCGGGGCAGCAACACGATCGCGACCCTGCGGGTGCGCGGCGGTGGCGACACCCTCGAGTCGGTCGCGCTCGCCGACTCCGGTGTCGACTGGCCGCGTCACCACTTCGTGCACGAGGGCAAGATGCTCGTCGCGGGGCAGCGCTCCGACACGGTCACGCTGCTCGACCTCGACGAGCGCACGGGCGCGGTGCGCGGCATCCGTCACGAGGCGCAGGTTCCGGCGCCGACGCACTTCCTTCCCGTGCGCTGA
- a CDS encoding DMT family transporter, with amino-acid sequence MPHAASDDLGVRASAGAPRKQGPLVLLAALVTVVLWASAFIGIRGAGPHYDPGALALLRMAVGTVVLTIIAVRHGIRLPERRHWWLIAVWGVGWFCVYNLALNAAERTLDAGTAAMVVNLAPLMVVVFSGLFLREGFPKPLVIGAPIAFLGVVLIGMNSSTSEGPDITGLLLALLAAVMYAGCTLLQKRLLTAGTDATTLTWLGAAAGTIALLPWTGSLIGALQTAPLDATLWVVYLGIFPTAIAFTTWAYVLQRSTAGQTSATTYVVPAIAILMSWAILGEVPTPLMFLGGALCLLGVLVTRMRWGRRDR; translated from the coding sequence ATGCCACATGCAGCATCCGACGACCTCGGCGTTCGTGCGAGCGCCGGCGCACCCAGGAAGCAGGGTCCGCTCGTCCTCCTCGCGGCCCTCGTGACCGTGGTGCTCTGGGCCTCGGCGTTCATCGGCATCCGCGGCGCCGGCCCGCACTACGATCCGGGGGCCCTGGCTCTGTTGCGGATGGCCGTGGGAACGGTGGTGCTGACGATCATCGCCGTGCGCCACGGCATCCGTCTCCCGGAGCGCCGCCACTGGTGGCTGATCGCGGTCTGGGGCGTCGGCTGGTTCTGCGTCTACAACCTCGCGCTGAACGCCGCCGAGCGCACTCTCGACGCGGGCACGGCCGCGATGGTGGTGAATCTCGCCCCGCTGATGGTCGTCGTCTTCAGCGGACTGTTCCTCCGCGAGGGCTTCCCGAAGCCCCTGGTGATCGGGGCGCCGATCGCCTTCCTCGGCGTCGTGCTGATCGGCATGAACTCGTCCACGAGCGAAGGACCCGACATCACCGGGCTGCTGCTCGCCCTCCTGGCCGCGGTGATGTACGCCGGGTGCACGCTCCTGCAGAAGCGCCTCCTCACCGCTGGGACCGACGCGACGACGCTGACCTGGCTCGGCGCCGCCGCCGGAACGATCGCGCTGCTCCCGTGGACGGGCAGCCTCATCGGCGCCCTGCAGACCGCGCCGCTCGACGCCACGCTGTGGGTCGTCTACCTCGGCATCTTCCCCACGGCGATCGCCTTCACCACCTGGGCCTATGTGCTGCAGCGCAGCACCGCGGGACAGACGTCGGCGACCACCTATGTCGTGCCGGCGATCGCGATCCTCATGTCGTGGGCGATCCTCGGCGAGGTGCCGACGCCGCTGATGTTCCTCGGTGGAGCGCTGTGCCTCCTCGGTGTGCTCGTCACGCGCATGCGCTGGGGGCGCCGCGACCGATAG
- a CDS encoding adenylosuccinate synthase, which translates to MPGIVIVGVQWGDEGKGKATDLLGERTDWVVKFNGGNNAGHTVVVGDEKYALHLLPSGILSPGVNPVIGNGVVVDLEVLFFELEALAARGIDISRLRVSANAHIITQYHRTLDKVTERFLGKRMIGTTGRGIGPAYADKINRVGIRVQDIFDENILRQKVEGALDQKNHLLVKIFNRRAITADEVVEDLLSYADRLRPMVADTGYLIAEALGRGEVVVFEGGQATMLDIDHGTYPFVTSSSATAGGAATGSGVGPGALDRIVGIVKAYTTRVGSGPFPTELFDEQGEWLRKQGFEFGTTTGRPRRVGWYDAPITRYATRINGITDLVLTKLDILTGLEQIPVCVAYDVDGVHFDEVPVNQTDFHHAKPILEYFPGWSEDISTARTFEDLPQNAQDYVLALEKMSNTRISVIGVGPERDQVIVRHDLLD; encoded by the coding sequence ATGCCAGGAATCGTGATCGTCGGCGTGCAGTGGGGCGACGAAGGGAAAGGCAAAGCCACCGATCTTCTCGGTGAGCGCACCGACTGGGTGGTGAAGTTCAACGGCGGCAACAACGCCGGGCACACCGTCGTCGTCGGCGACGAGAAGTACGCGCTGCACCTGCTGCCGTCCGGCATCCTCTCTCCCGGCGTCAACCCGGTGATCGGCAACGGGGTCGTCGTCGACCTCGAGGTGCTGTTCTTCGAGCTCGAGGCGCTCGCCGCCCGCGGCATCGACATCTCGCGTCTGCGGGTCAGCGCGAACGCGCACATCATCACGCAGTACCACCGCACACTCGACAAGGTCACCGAGCGCTTCCTCGGCAAGCGCATGATCGGCACCACCGGCCGCGGCATCGGCCCGGCCTACGCCGACAAGATCAACCGCGTCGGCATCCGCGTGCAGGACATCTTCGACGAGAACATCCTGCGTCAGAAGGTCGAGGGCGCCCTCGACCAGAAGAACCACCTGCTGGTGAAGATCTTCAACCGTCGCGCGATCACCGCCGACGAGGTCGTCGAAGACCTGCTGTCGTACGCCGACCGTCTGCGCCCGATGGTCGCCGACACCGGCTACCTGATCGCCGAGGCACTCGGCCGCGGCGAGGTCGTCGTCTTCGAGGGCGGCCAGGCCACGATGCTCGACATCGACCACGGGACCTACCCGTTCGTGACGTCGTCGTCGGCGACCGCGGGCGGCGCCGCGACCGGCTCCGGCGTCGGACCGGGCGCGCTCGACCGCATCGTCGGCATCGTCAAGGCCTACACGACCCGGGTCGGCTCGGGTCCGTTCCCGACCGAGCTGTTCGACGAGCAGGGCGAGTGGCTGCGCAAGCAGGGCTTCGAGTTCGGCACCACCACCGGCCGCCCGCGCCGGGTGGGATGGTACGACGCGCCGATCACCCGCTACGCCACGCGCATCAACGGCATCACCGACCTCGTGCTGACGAAGCTCGACATCCTCACCGGTCTCGAGCAGATCCCGGTCTGTGTCGCCTACGACGTCGACGGCGTGCACTTCGACGAGGTGCCGGTGAACCAGACCGACTTCCACCACGCGAAGCCGATCCTCGAGTACTTCCCCGGATGGAGCGAGGACATCTCGACCGCGCGCACCTTCGAGGATCTGCCGCAGAACGCGCAGGACTACGTGCTGGCGCTGGAGAAGATGAGCAACACGCGCATCTCCGTGATCGGGGTCGGCCCCGAGCGCGACCAGGTCATCGTGCGCCACGATCTGCTCGACTGA
- a CDS encoding zinc-binding dehydrogenase, producing the protein MSADAVTVGSSSARSMRAVVQRAFGASEVLQVEEVPLPEPGEGEVRVAVAAAGVHAVDTAIRRDAGPPSMPRPVLPMTPGREVAGVVDAVGPGVDAALVGSRVVAHVGFRSGGYAEYALAPVEALHRVPDGVTFPQAVATIGTGRTAQLVLDSAQIRPEDVVVIPGASGGLGSQLAQLALSAGATVVALHGGESKRAVVEQLARGEKLAGGRLVPLDATDESWPARMAELLGERQPSVLLDGVGGATGRAVLETLGRGARVVIIGWSSGEVLRLDSGDIVERSLTVTVPLGRALPDLRLLETRALAAVAEGRTVPPVDEYRLEDAAAAHDAIEQRRQRGKVVLVP; encoded by the coding sequence ATGAGTGCGGATGCTGTGACGGTCGGCTCGTCCAGCGCGCGGAGCATGCGGGCGGTCGTGCAGCGTGCCTTCGGGGCGAGCGAGGTGCTGCAGGTCGAAGAGGTGCCGTTGCCCGAGCCCGGCGAGGGGGAGGTGCGCGTCGCTGTCGCTGCGGCCGGTGTGCATGCGGTCGACACCGCCATCCGACGCGACGCCGGTCCGCCGTCGATGCCCAGACCCGTGCTCCCGATGACGCCCGGGCGTGAGGTGGCCGGTGTCGTCGATGCCGTCGGCCCCGGCGTCGACGCGGCACTCGTCGGATCGCGGGTCGTCGCCCACGTGGGCTTCCGCAGCGGCGGCTACGCCGAATACGCACTGGCGCCGGTCGAGGCCCTGCACCGCGTCCCCGATGGGGTGACCTTCCCGCAGGCCGTCGCCACGATCGGCACCGGACGCACGGCTCAGCTCGTGCTGGATTCCGCGCAGATCCGGCCGGAAGACGTCGTCGTCATCCCCGGGGCATCGGGCGGTCTCGGAAGCCAGCTCGCGCAGCTCGCCCTGTCGGCCGGGGCCACGGTCGTCGCACTTCACGGCGGCGAGTCGAAGCGCGCCGTGGTCGAGCAGCTCGCGCGCGGCGAGAAGCTCGCCGGCGGCAGGCTCGTGCCGTTGGACGCGACCGACGAGTCGTGGCCGGCTCGGATGGCCGAGCTCCTCGGCGAGCGACAGCCCTCGGTCCTGCTGGACGGCGTCGGCGGCGCGACGGGTCGAGCAGTGCTCGAGACACTCGGCCGCGGGGCCCGTGTCGTGATCATCGGCTGGTCGAGCGGCGAGGTCCTTCGCCTCGACTCCGGAGACATCGTCGAGCGCTCCCTCACCGTCACCGTTCCGCTCGGACGAGCCCTGCCGGACCTGCGGCTGCTCGAGACCCGAGCGCTCGCCGCGGTGGCGGAAGGCCGTACCGTTCCGCCCGTCGACGAGTACCGACTCGAGGATGCCGCGGCGGCGCACGACGCCATCGAGCAGCGCCGGCAGCGGGGGAAGGTCGTGCTGGTGCCGTAG
- a CDS encoding mechanosensitive ion channel family protein gives MADAFEDGWAWWVIGLAVGVPVLLVVLTEIIGTLTRRGNPVAKPLRMLRNGVIPVGALFGLLAFAIQSPADQVWTRVVATVFGFLVILLVLSAFNVALFANAEKDSWRGRIPTIFVEIARLILVGVGLALLFSWVWDADVGGLFTALGVGSIVIGLALQNAVGGVISGLLLLFEQPFKIGDWLDAAGVKGRVVEVNWRAVHIETGGGIQIVPNSSLSGASFTNMSEPEGPYSAETPVKFSTDDPPHEVMTLLVAIADALPMKLPRERATVHYSGAGAYAVSIPVAGPADASRALSMYLSWLWYAARRRGFALDGDATDPLAEPQRLVEAMTAIAPTLHLRDDDIEAVTAGARLERYGVGETVLASGIVPDEVRVVVSGRAVLAIEADGGRIEFAGAEKGDIVGHTALTRERTQAVTIAGEVLTVVVLPLSTVDALIQSRPRLAGEIGEALELKRTLAAARLAELGIARNVIGER, from the coding sequence GTGGCCGACGCGTTCGAGGACGGCTGGGCCTGGTGGGTCATCGGCCTCGCCGTCGGCGTGCCGGTGCTCCTCGTCGTGCTCACCGAGATCATCGGAACGCTGACGCGCCGAGGGAATCCGGTTGCCAAGCCGCTGCGGATGCTGCGCAACGGGGTCATCCCGGTGGGTGCGCTGTTCGGGCTCCTGGCCTTCGCGATCCAATCGCCCGCCGATCAGGTGTGGACGCGTGTCGTCGCGACGGTGTTCGGCTTCCTCGTCATCCTGCTCGTGCTCTCGGCCTTCAACGTGGCGCTGTTCGCCAACGCGGAGAAGGACTCGTGGCGCGGCCGCATCCCCACCATCTTCGTGGAGATCGCCCGGCTGATCCTGGTGGGCGTCGGGCTCGCCCTCCTGTTCTCCTGGGTGTGGGATGCCGATGTCGGCGGCCTCTTCACCGCTCTCGGCGTCGGGTCGATCGTAATCGGCCTCGCGCTGCAGAACGCCGTGGGCGGCGTGATCTCGGGGCTCCTGCTGCTCTTCGAGCAGCCGTTCAAGATCGGCGACTGGCTGGATGCGGCGGGGGTGAAGGGCCGGGTCGTCGAGGTGAACTGGCGTGCCGTGCACATCGAGACCGGCGGCGGCATCCAGATCGTCCCGAACTCGTCGCTCTCCGGTGCCTCGTTCACGAACATGAGCGAGCCGGAGGGGCCGTACTCGGCCGAGACGCCGGTGAAGTTCTCGACCGACGATCCGCCGCACGAGGTCATGACGCTGCTGGTCGCGATCGCGGATGCCCTGCCGATGAAGCTCCCGCGGGAGCGCGCGACCGTGCACTACTCGGGTGCCGGTGCGTACGCCGTCTCGATCCCGGTCGCCGGGCCCGCCGACGCGTCACGCGCTCTCTCGATGTACCTGTCCTGGCTCTGGTATGCCGCGCGTCGCCGCGGGTTCGCCCTCGACGGGGATGCGACCGATCCGCTCGCCGAGCCGCAGCGCCTCGTCGAGGCGATGACCGCGATCGCGCCCACGCTGCATCTTCGCGATGATGACATCGAGGCGGTGACGGCGGGTGCGCGCCTCGAGCGCTACGGCGTCGGTGAGACCGTGCTCGCCAGTGGAATCGTGCCCGACGAGGTGCGTGTGGTGGTCTCGGGTCGGGCCGTGCTCGCGATCGAGGCCGACGGCGGCCGCATCGAGTTCGCCGGCGCCGAGAAGGGTGACATCGTCGGGCACACCGCCCTCACCCGCGAGCGCACCCAGGCGGTCACGATCGCCGGCGAGGTCCTCACGGTCGTGGTGCTGCCGCTGTCGACGGTCGACGCACTGATCCAGAGTCGTCCGCGCCTGGCGGGCGAGATCGGCGAGGCCCTCGAGCTCAAGCGCACGCTGGCTGCCGCCCGGCTCGCCGAGCTCGGCATCGCGCGGAACGTCATCGGCGAACGCTGA
- a CDS encoding MFS transporter produces MSSEYLWITIGACALVFLGAFESLAVTTVMPTVSADLDGERLYALAFAGPLATSVIGMVIAGNWSDRRGPVAPLYTSVAMFVVGLLIAGLAPSMEILVAGRFAQGLGSGGLMVALYVVVARVYPQALHPAVFAGFAAAWVIPSLIGPTVAGAVTELWSWHWVFLGVVILVLVALLMVIPALRGLANDGDAATPWAFRRLGWSVLAAVAVLALNLVGDIPGFGPVLAGVAIVIALIAVRPLVPRGTLRAGRGLPSVILVRGLAAAAFFGAQVYLPYLLTDRYDLTPTLAGLSLTGGALAWSAAATVQGRMGTRLSSITAVRVGTILVLIGIALTVATAGLVWDAAIVAVAWVVAGVGMGLMSPRTSALTLSMSTPENQGFNSGAMTVADSFGSALALAVTGILFTSVTAVADPFTAVFALAAVVAVAAAVLAPRMRADAEGVATGEEVGA; encoded by the coding sequence ATGAGCAGCGAGTACCTCTGGATCACGATCGGCGCGTGCGCGCTCGTGTTCCTCGGGGCGTTCGAGTCGCTGGCCGTGACGACGGTGATGCCGACGGTCAGCGCCGACCTCGACGGCGAGCGGCTGTACGCGCTCGCCTTCGCCGGGCCCCTGGCCACCAGCGTGATCGGCATGGTGATCGCGGGAAACTGGTCGGATCGCCGCGGTCCTGTCGCGCCGCTGTACACGTCGGTCGCCATGTTCGTCGTGGGTCTGCTGATCGCGGGCCTCGCGCCGAGCATGGAGATCCTCGTCGCCGGGCGCTTCGCCCAGGGGCTGGGCAGCGGAGGGCTGATGGTGGCCCTGTACGTCGTCGTCGCTCGCGTCTACCCGCAGGCACTGCATCCGGCCGTCTTCGCCGGGTTCGCCGCGGCCTGGGTCATCCCCTCGCTCATCGGCCCGACGGTCGCGGGGGCCGTGACCGAGCTCTGGAGCTGGCACTGGGTCTTCCTCGGCGTGGTCATCCTGGTGCTCGTCGCCCTGCTCATGGTGATCCCGGCGCTGCGCGGACTCGCGAACGACGGTGATGCGGCGACACCGTGGGCCTTCAGGCGGCTCGGCTGGTCGGTGCTGGCGGCCGTCGCGGTGCTCGCGCTGAACCTGGTCGGTGACATCCCCGGGTTCGGCCCGGTGCTCGCCGGCGTCGCGATCGTGATCGCGCTCATCGCGGTGCGCCCGCTCGTGCCCCGCGGCACGCTCCGTGCTGGTCGAGGGCTGCCCTCCGTCATCCTCGTCCGCGGCCTCGCCGCTGCTGCCTTCTTCGGTGCGCAGGTCTATCTGCCGTACCTGCTCACCGATCGCTACGACCTCACGCCGACGCTCGCCGGGCTCTCCCTGACCGGCGGTGCGCTCGCGTGGTCGGCCGCCGCGACCGTGCAGGGGCGGATGGGCACGCGCCTGTCGAGCATCACGGCGGTGCGGGTCGGCACGATCCTCGTCCTCATCGGCATCGCGCTGACCGTCGCCACCGCCGGGCTCGTCTGGGATGCCGCGATCGTCGCGGTCGCCTGGGTCGTCGCGGGAGTGGGGATGGGGCTGATGAGCCCCCGCACCAGCGCATTGACGCTGTCGATGTCGACCCCCGAGAACCAGGGCTTCAACAGCGGCGCGATGACCGTCGCCGACTCGTTCGGCAGCGCGCTGGCGTTGGCCGTCACCGGGATCCTGTTCACGTCGGTGACTGCGGTCGCGGATCCGTTCACCGCGGTGTTCGCCCTCGCAGCCGTCGTGGCGGTCGCGGCGGCGGTGCTGGCGCCCCGGATGCGGGCGGATGCCGAGGGCGTTGCGACCGGCGAGGAGGTCGGCGCATGA
- a CDS encoding class I adenylate-forming enzyme family protein, protein MFTTVEASSTSCKPVRGAITSITPALRRLAAEDPTRSAIVGEDDRLTYGDLYAESRRISAALDRLLPASAVDAEPPIVAVCLRTAFDTARMVVAAEAGDRILTVIDAHWPVPLQTQQLATTRASAIVTDAPALRGALRAAEWPGLVLGLADLGCADLDLIGPVPADPTPIAEDAPFLLLTSSGTTGTPKVFLKTRAQYAANIDVSRRHLGTADDIATFAPGPMSYSLTLYALFEVLATGGRLHVADRLDDLWLTSRVHDEGITRLVTVPAALHALADAATRTHGRYDGIELIVTGGAALSADARTRITAALPRARAVGYFGTGELGFIGDDRGGGEMIRLYPQVQAQVRDDHGAVLPPGAFGTLWVRSRSCSTGYLPGTTTTSLTDADGWASVHDQGRLRDRDFAFVGRRGDVVTTGGHTVALDEVERAFDGMPDLGAACAIAEVRPALGVRIALVVEGEGPPPAELRAWAKGRLAPASVPRRWYSLPELPRTSGGKIRRAAVAELIAVGQGRA, encoded by the coding sequence GTGTTCACTACAGTAGAGGCGTCGTCCACGTCCTGCAAACCCGTCCGAGGAGCGATCACGTCCATCACGCCCGCGCTTCGTCGCCTCGCCGCCGAAGACCCCACCCGTTCCGCGATCGTCGGCGAGGACGACCGCCTGACGTACGGCGACCTGTACGCGGAGTCGCGGCGGATCTCGGCGGCCCTCGACCGCCTGCTTCCGGCGTCTGCGGTCGACGCGGAACCTCCGATCGTCGCCGTCTGCCTGCGCACGGCGTTCGACACCGCGCGGATGGTCGTGGCGGCGGAGGCGGGCGACCGCATCCTCACCGTCATCGACGCGCACTGGCCGGTCCCGCTGCAGACGCAGCAGCTCGCCACGACCCGGGCGAGCGCGATCGTCACGGACGCACCCGCCCTGCGGGGTGCCCTGCGTGCCGCGGAGTGGCCGGGACTCGTCCTCGGACTCGCCGACCTGGGGTGCGCAGACCTGGACCTCATCGGGCCGGTGCCGGCCGACCCGACGCCGATCGCCGAAGACGCGCCGTTCCTCCTGCTGACCTCATCGGGGACGACGGGAACGCCGAAGGTCTTCCTGAAGACGCGGGCCCAGTACGCGGCGAACATCGACGTCTCCCGCCGCCACCTGGGCACAGCGGACGACATCGCCACCTTCGCTCCCGGGCCGATGTCGTACAGCCTGACCCTCTACGCACTGTTCGAGGTTCTCGCCACCGGCGGTCGGCTGCATGTCGCCGACCGTCTGGACGACCTCTGGCTCACCTCCCGCGTGCACGATGAGGGCATCACCCGCCTGGTCACCGTTCCCGCGGCGCTGCACGCTCTCGCCGACGCCGCGACACGCACGCACGGACGCTACGACGGCATCGAGCTGATCGTCACCGGCGGCGCCGCCCTCTCGGCGGACGCGCGAACCCGGATCACCGCGGCGCTCCCGCGCGCCCGCGCGGTCGGTTACTTCGGCACCGGTGAGCTCGGTTTCATCGGCGACGATCGCGGAGGTGGAGAGATGATCCGTCTCTATCCGCAGGTGCAGGCGCAGGTGCGCGACGATCACGGCGCGGTGCTGCCACCCGGCGCGTTCGGCACTCTGTGGGTGCGCTCACGCTCGTGCTCGACCGGATACCTTCCCGGCACGACGACGACGTCGTTGACGGATGCCGACGGCTGGGCGAGCGTGCACGATCAGGGGCGGCTTCGGGATCGGGACTTCGCCTTCGTCGGAAGACGCGGCGACGTCGTCACCACGGGAGGACACACGGTCGCACTCGACGAGGTGGAGCGCGCGTTCGACGGCATGCCCGACCTCGGTGCAGCGTGCGCGATCGCCGAGGTCCGGCCTGCTCTCGGCGTGCGCATCGCGCTGGTCGTCGAAGGAGAGGGGCCGCCTCCGGCGGAGTTGCGCGCCTGGGCGAAGGGCCGGCTCGCACCGGCATCCGTTCCTCGTCGCTGGTACTCCCTGCCGGAGCTTCCGCGCACCTCGGGTGGCAAGATCCGCCGCGCCGCCGTCGCCGAGCTCATCGCCGTCGGGCAGGGGCGGGCATGA
- a CDS encoding beta-ketoacyl-[acyl-carrier-protein] synthase family protein, with protein sequence MNPERSAVVTGVGAVTPSGLTAPALWASVRAGRSGITRLPPELSGSGPVQVGGVIRGFAAPGDLPTPLIRHLTPMQQWAIAAADEAMTSAGATQGPDLPWGPHAVQVIVATGSGPVDAVLHADAALRRRGPRAVPPGLSVFGTADAVAGVLSRRYGLLGQTHAVAAACASGAVAIGEGMRRIRHGYADAVLVVGVDDCLGPLHLAAHANLRSVVTGFADDPAAASRPFDRARRGFVMSQGAAAVLLEAGDLAAERAARPVATVAGFGATGDAHHATAPDPAAVGATRAIEDCLTDAGVAASEIDHVNTHGTGTVLGDDAELVALRRALGRRAAAVPLTATKSTTGHLLGAAGVVEAVIAAMSLRDQSLPPTINLSDPADGWDFVRDTERSHPVRTILSTSFGFGGHNAALLLAGPD encoded by the coding sequence ATGAACCCGGAGAGGTCCGCGGTCGTGACGGGCGTCGGCGCCGTCACTCCCAGCGGCCTGACGGCCCCGGCCCTGTGGGCGTCCGTGCGGGCCGGACGCAGCGGGATCACGCGCCTTCCCCCGGAGCTCTCCGGCTCCGGGCCGGTGCAGGTCGGCGGAGTCATCCGCGGGTTCGCGGCTCCCGGAGACCTCCCGACCCCGCTCATCCGCCACCTCACGCCGATGCAGCAGTGGGCGATCGCCGCGGCCGATGAGGCGATGACGTCTGCGGGCGCGACGCAGGGCCCCGACCTGCCGTGGGGCCCGCACGCGGTGCAGGTGATCGTCGCGACGGGTTCGGGACCGGTCGACGCTGTCCTGCACGCGGATGCGGCTCTGCGTCGACGCGGTCCCCGCGCGGTGCCGCCGGGCCTCTCCGTCTTCGGAACAGCGGATGCCGTCGCCGGCGTGCTGAGCCGACGATACGGACTCCTCGGCCAGACTCACGCGGTCGCCGCGGCCTGCGCGAGCGGTGCCGTCGCGATCGGAGAGGGCATGCGGCGCATCCGCCACGGATATGCGGACGCCGTGCTGGTCGTCGGGGTGGACGACTGCCTCGGTCCGCTGCACCTCGCGGCACACGCGAACCTCCGGTCCGTGGTCACCGGCTTCGCCGACGACCCGGCAGCGGCCTCCCGCCCGTTCGACCGCGCACGCCGCGGCTTCGTCATGTCGCAGGGCGCGGCCGCGGTGCTGCTCGAGGCCGGCGACCTCGCGGCGGAGCGCGCTGCGCGGCCGGTCGCGACCGTGGCCGGGTTCGGCGCGACCGGCGACGCGCACCACGCCACCGCGCCGGACCCTGCGGCGGTCGGTGCGACCAGGGCGATCGAGGACTGCCTCACGGATGCCGGTGTCGCCGCATCCGAGATCGATCACGTGAACACGCACGGCACGGGCACGGTGCTCGGCGACGACGCCGAACTCGTCGCGCTCCGGCGGGCGCTCGGTCGACGCGCAGCGGCCGTCCCCCTCACGGCCACCAAGTCCACCACCGGACACCTGCTCGGCGCGGCCGGCGTCGTCGAGGCCGTCATCGCCGCGATGAGCCTGCGCGATCAGTCCCTGCCGCCGACCATCAACCTGAGCGATCCCGCCGACGGCTGGGACTTCGTCCGCGACACCGAGCGATCGCATCCGGTCCGCACGATCCTGTCGACCTCGTTCGGCTTCGGCGGTCACAACGCGGCTCTGCTGCTCGCCGGCCCTGACTGA
- a CDS encoding biotin transporter BioY yields MSTSRPAGSSAVLGRIAVFSALIVVLGTVIVPLPGGVPITAQTLGVMLAGLVLGPRVAPLAVILVLALAALGLPVLAGGRGGLGVFVGPSAGYLLGWIAGVIVIGLLMRTGRVTWWRAAAASLIGGVLVVYAFGIPVQALVTGVPLVPTAVSSLAFLPGDLIKVVAATLVVVALQRAYPRAFPARRSVQEPVAA; encoded by the coding sequence ATGTCGACTTCCCGCCCCGCCGGCTCCAGCGCCGTGCTCGGCCGCATCGCGGTGTTCTCCGCGCTGATCGTCGTGCTCGGCACGGTCATCGTGCCGCTGCCCGGAGGCGTGCCGATCACCGCGCAGACACTCGGGGTCATGCTCGCCGGGCTCGTGCTCGGCCCGCGCGTCGCGCCTCTCGCCGTCATCCTCGTCCTGGCGCTCGCCGCACTCGGACTCCCGGTGCTGGCCGGTGGGCGCGGCGGCCTCGGGGTGTTCGTCGGCCCCAGCGCCGGATACCTCCTCGGCTGGATCGCGGGCGTGATCGTGATCGGCCTGCTGATGCGGACGGGACGCGTGACGTGGTGGCGGGCCGCTGCGGCCTCCCTGATCGGCGGCGTCCTCGTCGTCTACGCCTTCGGGATCCCGGTGCAGGCACTCGTGACCGGCGTGCCCCTCGTTCCCACCGCCGTATCGAGCCTGGCGTTCCTGCCCGGAGACCTCATCAAGGTGGTCGCCGCCACGCTCGTCGTCGTCGCGCTGCAGCGGGCGTATCCGCGGGCGTTCCCCGCCCGTCGGTCCGTGCAGGAGCCCGTCGCGGCCTGA